A window of the Syntrophales bacterium genome harbors these coding sequences:
- a CDS encoding 4Fe-4S dicluster domain-containing protein, producing the protein MEGTNKTASQVKRDAAIYGCVECGRCVGVCPMAQMYKTFSIVMSPRGIIKRALMGEDLLHDKNLWYCTECNAGTDVCPQGVSCRDLIRGMRNIALREGAVDRIRVCAHCGDRFVAVPVEDFVISRLAGEVPRVLELLKVCPACRRNVYVIRNA; encoded by the coding sequence ATGGAAGGGACGAACAAAACCGCCAGCCAGGTGAAGCGTGACGCCGCTATCTACGGGTGCGTGGAGTGCGGCCGCTGTGTGGGCGTCTGCCCCATGGCACAGATGTACAAAACCTTCTCCATCGTCATGTCGCCCCGGGGCATCATCAAGAGGGCCCTCATGGGGGAAGACCTGCTTCATGACAAGAACCTCTGGTATTGTACGGAATGCAATGCCGGTACCGATGTGTGCCCCCAGGGCGTAAGTTGTCGTGACCTGATCCGGGGTATGCGGAACATCGCCCTCAGGGAAGGGGCAGTGGACAGGATACGGGTCTGTGCTCACTGCGGTGACCGCTTCGTCGCCGTTCCCGTGGAAGACTTCGTTATCTCCCGTCTGGCCGGAGAGGTTCCCCGGGTGCTTGAGCTCCTGAAGGTATGCCCCGCCTGTCGACGGAACGTCTACGTGATACGGAACGCCTGA